Sequence from the Terriglobia bacterium genome:
GGCCTCGTACCACACCAGCGTGGGGCACTACAGCCTGACCAGCAAGTACTTCGCCACGTCGGGGGCGGACAATCCGCCGCTGCATGCGCCGGCGAGCGGGGCGGTGGGCGGCAACGGGGTGTACAAGTACGGGGCCAGCACCGTGTACCCCGCCAACAGCTACAACGCCACCAACTACTGGGTGGACATAGTGTTCGCGCAGTGACGTTGCAATCTTGATATTGCCGGGCACGCGTACTCAATGACCTTGCGGGCTGCGCGGCCAAGGGCGGCCGCGCTACAACTTCGTTCAGATGGTGCAGCTACTTTTTCGGCGGAGGCTCGCTCTCGGCTTCCTGAGGGAAGGACTTGAAGGCGACTTCGCGGGACTGCGCCGAAGTTTTCTTAGTGGCATCCTCGGTGTTCTGGGTGAGGCTGCCGCGGACGACGTAGTAGGCTTCCTCGGCGCGGGTCTTCCCTGCCCCGCGTTCGACGCGGCCCTTGAACTCGAACCAGACACCATGCACGGTCCTGGTCTTGAAGCTGAGGTCAGCGCCGCTGAGCGTGGTGTCGGTGAAGAAGTGGTCGAGGAAGAGGCTCTTGTCGGCGTCGGCGTAACGCGAGATGAAGCCGGAGAGGCGTCCGTCCTGGACGCTGAGCTGCACGAACTCGCCGTCCTGGAGGAAGGTGTACATGCCGGAGAGGTCATCCGGCGTCTTCTGGGAGGGCGAGGATTGCTGGGCGAAGGCGGCGGCGCAGAGAACGAGGATGAGGGCGTTTCGCATGGCTCCTAATTAGAACACGGAGCATGGGAGCAAGTGGCAGGCTAGTTCCGTTGCGTCCTGTCGGACGCTCCGCCGCAGAGGAGAAATTCAGACGACTCGAAATGCTCAGCAGTATAAAATCGGTCTACTGTCTTTGTTCCGGCCCGTGGTTGAAAAGATGCAGATGCAGGCGCCGCGCGATACGTCCGCTCCACGGACCCCGCGTCCTGTCCGCCCGCCGCAATTCCTGATCGAACTGGAGCCGTGGCATCGCGGGTTCCTGCGCAACCTGCGCGACACGGTGCGCCCCCGCGTGGAGCCGATGCAGATGCTGACCTCGCGGCCGGAGCCCTTCTGGCCCGACGTGTTCGTCAGCATGGAAATCCCGCGGCGGCCGCTGCTGCAATCGTCGCTGTACCACGTCTTCATCGTGATCGCGCTGTGGGGCCTGTCGCACACCTTCGTGTTCCGGACGCGGCCCGTCCAGAACTCGTTCTTCCACAATCAGAGGATCACCTACTACGACGTTTCGGAATACCTGCCGGCGATCGACACGGGCAGCACGCCGGCGAAAGAGGCGAAGAAGGGCGAGCCGGAGTACTCCAAGCAGCGGATCATCTCGGCGCCGCCGCACCCGGACAACAGCACGCAGACGATCATCGACCCGGTCAACCCAAGGCTGCTGACGCAGGAAGCAAAGCTGCCGAACATGGTGGTATGGACGCAGGCGCCAGCGCCTCCGGTGGCGTCGCGGAACCTGGCAAAATTGACGGCGCCCGCACTGGTGGCACCGGTGCCGCCGCCGGTGCATAGTCCGGCGCGTACCCTGTCGCAGCTCGCGGCACCGAAGCCGGAGAACACGGCGGTGGCTCCCGCGCCGGATGCGGGAGACCCCAACCTGGCGAAGCTGAACCTGCCGAAAATCGCTGCCGCGGGCGTGGTGGCGCCGGCGCCCGACGCGGGACAGCGCGACATGGGCGACATCAATATAGGACGATCGGAGCTGGTCGCCACCAACCCGGCGCTTCCCATGCCCGAGCAGCGCGCGGCCAACCTGTTGGGCGGAAGCGGCGCGGCTGCGCTCGCAGGCGTGGCCGGAGCGGTGCCACCGCCCCCGGCGGTGGATTCAGGGGGAGGCATCGCGGAGAGAGCGGCGGGCCAGTTCGTGGCGCTGAGCGTGCGTCCATCGCCGCCAGCGGGTCCCATCGAGATCCCTGGCGGCAACCGGCGCGGCATCTTCGCTGCGACCCCGGAAGGCAAACCGGGCGCGCCCGGGACTCCGGACATTGCCGGCGGCGGCAAGGGCGGCGGCAACGGCAGCGGAAGCTCGGGAGCGGGCAATGGTGGCGGCGACGGCGGAGGTCCGACGGGAATCTCCGTCGGCGGGGCACCGGCCACAGCGAGCAGCGGCGCCGTGGTGGCCAGCGCACCGCCGGCACACCCCGTCGTCAGTGGAGAGGCGCTGAAGCGCAGCCTGCTGGCGGCGGCAGCGCCACACCGGTTGGCCGACATCGCGCGTGCGACCGCTCCCGGCTCGACCATGAACCGTCCCGATGCGCCGGAAACGGGCAAGATCGAGGACAAGGTCTTTGGCCCCAAGAAGTACTACTCGATGATCCTGAACATGCCGAACCTGACCTCTGCCGGCGGCAGCTGGATCATGCGCTTCGCCGAGCTGAAGCAGACGGGCGCTCCGGGCGAACTGACGGCGCCGGTCGCCATGAGCAAGGTGGACCCGGCGTATCCGCCGGAGCTGATGCGCAAGAACGTCGAGGGAACGGTCACACTCTACGCCGTGATCCGGGCCGACGGCACAGTGGGGGAGATCCGGGTGCTTGAGGGGCTGGACGACAAGCTCGACGAGAACGCCAAGCGAGCGCTGGGGCGCTGGCACTTCCGTCCCGCCACAAAGAACGGCAACGCCGTGGACCTGGAAGCGGTGGTGTTCATCCCCTTTAAGGCCAGGAAAGCCAGCTTCTGAGGCACGTCGAGGCGCCCCCAACCCCGATTGTCAAGTTTTTCAACACCTTCAAAATGCAAAGTTCTGTCACTTAGACGCAGACGTTTGCACACTTCATCGGCGAAGAATCCACACAGAGAAGCGTAAGTGATTTATCGTGTGGCGATTATAATTCTCCCGGAGATTGGAACTAGATTTGCTACACTTCGGGTAAGAATTTTGGGGCTCTGTCCTTGGTCCCGCCGAGTTTCTGACTTCCAGATTCAATCGCTCAGGGTAGGTAAGGAGACCGAACATGGTAGTGCGCGCGCGTTCTCTTGCTCTTCTGGCCATGGCAGCCATGCCGCTTCCGGCGCTTGGAGGCACCCTTGGCACCCCGAACTTCATGTGTGACGGCAGTGCCCTGACCGGGATCACCTGGGGGGACGGCCTCGCCTCAAACGGCATCATCGCGGTGCTCGATCAGGGCGTCGGAGTGCCGGCGGTGCAGAAGTCATTCAGTTGCGGCAACAGCATGTACAGCACCGGAGGAGTCCAGGGCAACAGTTTTGCCATCAATTTCGGGCAACTGCCCGCGGTCCAGGACGCCGCGCTGAAGTTCGAGTTTGGGAGTTTTGACTATAAGGAATTCAAGTTCAACGCCGACGGCGCCAAGATCGAGTTCCAGGTCACTGACTTCAATCTGTACATCGACTTGCTGAAGCTGGACTCCGCGGGCAAGGAATTCGTGTTCAGCCAGGACTTCATCGGCGTGAAGATGGAGTACAAGCTGGGATTTGGCAGCGCCCAGTCGCCGAACAACATGTTCTTCCTGAATGGGAATGGCGAGTTGGTCTTCGATCCGCCGATGCCGGGAGGCTTCGCGGAAATCAGCTTTTACGACAGCCCGCAGGTGCCGGAGCCGTCGAGCCTGGCGCTGCTGGGCACGGGGCTGCTGGGACTGGGTGGAGTGGTGCGCCGCAGACTGGGCCTGTAAGAGAAAGATCTCACCACGGAGACACAGAGAGCACAGAGAAGATCAGCAAATCCTCTGTGCTCTTGTTCTTTGCGGGAGAATGTCCCGGCAAAGTAGATAATGATGCGGCGCACATGACCCTGTACGACGAGTTCCGCTATCCCGGAAAGTTTTACCCGCAGGCGTCTCCGGAACGGATGGCGACGCTGGCCACGCTGTTTGGCGCCCGACCGGCGCCGGTGGACCACTGCCGCGTGCTGGAACTGGGCTGCGGCGAGGGCGGGCACACGATCCCGCTGGCCTATGCGTTACCCCAGAGCCAGTTCGTGGGCGTGGACCTGTCGGAGGCGTCGATCAAAAGAGCGCGGGAGCTGGCCGCGCGGCTGGGATTGAACAACGCTGAGTTCCGCGCGCTGGACCTGACGCAGTTTCCCGCCGACGCGGGAACCTTCGATTACATCATCGCGCACGGGCTGTACTCGTGGGTGCCGGAGGCGGTGCGGCAGGCGGTGCTGGAGGTCTGCGGCAAGCACCTCGCACCCGATGGCGTCGTCTACGTCAGCTACAACACCTATCCTGCCGGGCACCTGCGGCAGATCCCGCGAGACTTGATGCGCTTCCACACGCGGCATATCTCCGATCCCGCGACCAAGGTGCGCGAGGCGCGCAACATCCTGGAATTCGTGATCTCGGCCATCCCGCAACCCACGCACGAGCGCGAGCTGCTGAAAAGAGAATTGGCCGTGTACAAGAAATCCGATGCGTTCGTCTTCTTCGACCCGCTGTCGGAGACCAGCGACCCCTTCTACTTCCTGGACTTCATGGAACAGGCGGCGGCGCACGGATTGCAGTTCGTCGCCGAGGCGGAGATCCAGAACATGCGGACGGCGCACCTGGTGGAGAACGTGCGCCGGCAACTGGACGCCATGACCGACCGCCTGT
This genomic interval carries:
- a CDS encoding DUF4082 domain-containing protein produces the protein ASYHTSVGHYSLTSKYFATSGADNPPLHAPASGAVGGNGVYKYGASTVYPANSYNATNYWVDIVFAQ
- a CDS encoding TonB family protein, which encodes MQAPRDTSAPRTPRPVRPPQFLIELEPWHRGFLRNLRDTVRPRVEPMQMLTSRPEPFWPDVFVSMEIPRRPLLQSSLYHVFIVIALWGLSHTFVFRTRPVQNSFFHNQRITYYDVSEYLPAIDTGSTPAKEAKKGEPEYSKQRIISAPPHPDNSTQTIIDPVNPRLLTQEAKLPNMVVWTQAPAPPVASRNLAKLTAPALVAPVPPPVHSPARTLSQLAAPKPENTAVAPAPDAGDPNLAKLNLPKIAAAGVVAPAPDAGQRDMGDINIGRSELVATNPALPMPEQRAANLLGGSGAAALAGVAGAVPPPPAVDSGGGIAERAAGQFVALSVRPSPPAGPIEIPGGNRRGIFAATPEGKPGAPGTPDIAGGGKGGGNGSGSSGAGNGGGDGGGPTGISVGGAPATASSGAVVASAPPAHPVVSGEALKRSLLAAAAPHRLADIARATAPGSTMNRPDAPETGKIEDKVFGPKKYYSMILNMPNLTSAGGSWIMRFAELKQTGAPGELTAPVAMSKVDPAYPPELMRKNVEGTVTLYAVIRADGTVGEIRVLEGLDDKLDENAKRALGRWHFRPATKNGNAVDLEAVVFIPFKARKASF
- a CDS encoding PEP-CTERM sorting domain-containing protein yields the protein MAAMPLPALGGTLGTPNFMCDGSALTGITWGDGLASNGIIAVLDQGVGVPAVQKSFSCGNSMYSTGGVQGNSFAINFGQLPAVQDAALKFEFGSFDYKEFKFNADGAKIEFQVTDFNLYIDLLKLDSAGKEFVFSQDFIGVKMEYKLGFGSAQSPNNMFFLNGNGELVFDPPMPGGFAEISFYDSPQVPEPSSLALLGTGLLGLGGVVRRRLGL
- a CDS encoding class I SAM-dependent methyltransferase, which translates into the protein MTLYDEFRYPGKFYPQASPERMATLATLFGARPAPVDHCRVLELGCGEGGHTIPLAYALPQSQFVGVDLSEASIKRARELAARLGLNNAEFRALDLTQFPADAGTFDYIIAHGLYSWVPEAVRQAVLEVCGKHLAPDGVVYVSYNTYPAGHLRQIPRDLMRFHTRHISDPATKVREARNILEFVISAIPQPTHERELLKRELAVYKKSDAFVFFDPLSETSDPFYFLDFMEQAAAHGLQFVAEAEIQNMRTAHLVENVRRQLDAMTDRLLREQYLDFINWRGFRQTILCRAGHDLDLTLVPERMEWLMIMCSMKPVQPIADLNSAEKVEFRDFYAHTVTVEEPLPKAVYLELGERFPRAVRYAELRERACRRVGLDGGHLEVETEAKLIRMLVSSYANGVAEFHVYQGPFCTEVSERPVASALARIQAEAGTPVTSLYLAGFTMEDSVLRRLLPLLDGTRDHAQLLSDLRQCVNGDQEVTAETMGKALKTLAAYGMLMG